A segment of the Pseudomonas serboccidentalis genome:
TTCACTTTCATCAAGTCCGGCCTGATCACCGGCGGTGAAGACTTCAAGGTCCAGGCTGCCATGCTGCGCAAGGTGCCGGACATCCTGATCGGCACTCCGGGGCGGATGATCGAGCAACTCAACGCTGGCAACCTCGACCTGAAAGAAGTCGAAGTGCTGGTGCTCGATGAAGCCGACCGCATGCTCGACATGGGTTTTGCCGAAGACGTACAGCGTCTGGTCGACGAATGCCCGAATCGCCAGCAGACCATGCTGTTCTCCGCCACCACCGGCGGTTCCGGCCTGCGCGAGATGATCGCCAAGGTGCTGAACAACCCTGAGCACCTGCAGCTCAACGCGGTCAGCCAGCTGAACTCGACCACCCGTCAGCAGATCATCACCGCCGACCACAACCAGCACAAAGAACAGATCGTGAACTGGTTGCTGGCCAACGAGACCTACCAGAAGGCCATCGTCTTCACCAACACCCGCGCCATGGCCGACCGCATCTATGGCCGCCTCGTGGCCCAGGAATACAAGGCGTTCGTGCTGCACGGCGAGAAAGACCAGAAGGATCGCAAACTGGCGATCGATCGTCTGAAGCAGGGCGGCGTGAAGATTCTGGTCGCCACCGACGTGGCGGCCCGTGGTCTGGACGTTGATGGTCTGGATCTGGTGATCAACTTCGACATGCCACGCAGCGGCGACGAATACGTACACCGTATCGGTCGTACCGGCCGCGCCGGCAACGACGGCCTGGCGATTTCGCTGATCTGCCACGGCGACTGGAACCTGATGTCGAGCATCGAGCGCTACCTGAAGCAGAGCTTCGAGCGCCGCACCATCAAGGAAGTCAAAGGCACCTACGGCGGACCGAAAAAGGTCAAGGCCTCGGGCAAAGCTGTCGGCGTGAAGAAGAAAAAGACCGACGCCAAGGGCGACAAGAAGAAAACCGCCGCCAAGACCCCGACCAAGCGCAAGAGCGCCAACCGTCCGAAGCCGGATTCTCTGGTGAGCAGCGACGGCATGGCCCCGCTCAAGCGCCGCAAGCCGGCCGAGCCTGCGGCTGAGTAAGGCGTTTCGCAGGCCAATAAAAAACCCGGACAGTGTCCGGGTTTTTTTATGCGCAGCGTTTGTCAGCTGCCCAGTTGTCCACTGGTGTCCGCGTCAAAACGTTGTTTGGCGCGATCCGCCGCCGGTTTCAACAGTGCGAGCAGGGCCGCTTCGCTGTACAGTCGCGAGGCGCCCAGCGCTTTTGGCGTCGGCTCGATCGGGATCAGCACCTCTTCACCGTCCGCATGCAGCCAGATCGCCACGACGTGCAGTGCCGAAACAAACAGCACGCGCAATTCGACGGTTTTACCCTGCAGTTGCGGCGCCTGTTCCGCCAGTTTCAACGCGCCCACGGTGTCGGCGGCCCGAGTGCCGTGGTTCAACGAAGAAAACTCGACATGGCCACGAACCTCCGCCAATTGCGCATCGGCGATGGTCACACCGTCGGCAAACACCAGGTAATGCCAGTCGCCGATGCGCGCGTCCTGCAGACCTTTGCCCTGGCTCAGGTCGTCCAGCGTCAGCGAGTAGCCGCGATAGGCCTCGCTCAGGCTGATCTTCGCCGGCACTGCGCTGGCGAATTGGCGGTTGATGCCGAAGCCTTGGGTTTGCAGCGCGGCTTGTAACGCCGGGCGCAGTGTCTGGACGCCGTTGGAAGGCGCCTTTGGATAAGTCAGTTGCATGATGTCGCCCTCCTAGTTTTTTGCGGTGAAGTAAGTGTGGGTCCAGTTGCCGCCGCCGTTGTACGAACCGGGAAACGCGTTCAGTGCACGGGTCGAGTAACCGTAGATCGAGTCGGCGACCAGCACGTAGTTGCCATTGGTGCCGTAGATCGCCAGGAAATGCGCACCGCCGCCGTACCAGGCGCAGCGCAGGCCAACCGGGCGGCCCATGTTGATCTGCTTCTGAATGGCCGACATCTGCAGCGAGCCCTGATTCATGCCGTTATAGCTACGAGTGGTTTGCAGGGCCGAATCCAGATAGCCGTAGACGTTGCAGGGGCCCGGCTGACTGCAGCAATTGCGGTCCAGTTGGGTGCTGGCGACACCGCACTGAGTCCAGGAACCAGTGCCGTAATAGTTGCCGACCGAGGCGGAAACAGCTGCCCAGCACCAGTTGGTCTGGGTCTGTTTCTGCATCGTGAAGTTGAGGTTGGCGGCGGCCAGTGCAGCGGTTTGTGCAGCGGCTTCGACCTCGACCAGTTGCGGGTCGAGCAGATGGCCGACGAGGCACCCTGGCAGGGTCTCGCCGGTGAACGATGTTGCTTGAGTGGTTAACATTTTTCAGTCCTCCATGAGTGAAAACAAGCGTCCAGCTTGTGGTTGTGTTGCGGTGTTGCCGAGCGATCGGCGGTTAACGGTTTTCATCTGCGATGAACGGTGCCGATCTCCTTGCTCGAGGTAACCTTAGTTTGTATATGCGTTTATGCAAGAATATAAATGCATTTGTGCATTTACAGGGGCGAAAGATCGCAGCCTTCGGCAGCTCCTACAGGGATCGGTGTAGGCGCTGCCGAAGGCTGTAATCTTTTGATTCTGCGGTGATTAGCCCTCGGTTTTCTTCTCGGCCGAGTTCAGCTCTTTCAATCGCTGATCAATCAACTGGCACTTGTCCGGCAGATCGGCACTGGCGGTACCGAGGTCCATCTTCTGCAACTCATCGTTGATCTCCTTGGCCTTGGCCGGATTCTGTTCGGTCAGCCTGGAGACTTCCTTGGCCAGTTGTTCTCGTTTGGCAGTGGCTTCCTCGGGCGTGCAGGCCCACACGGGCAGGGCGCAGGCGAGGGTGGCGGCGAGGGTGAGCTTGAGCAGGGTTTTCATGGGGCGGGCCTCCGTTCCGGTTAAGGCGGGTTAACCGGTGGAGGCCGCGGGACGGTGAAAAGTTCAGTCAGGCTCGCTGCGAGCGGCTGCTATTCGCCGCCATGGCAGCAGCTGGAGCGAGTGGCCCCTTCATAGCGATCATGATGCCGCACCCACTCCATGATCTCGTCTTCATTACGGCCCTTAGGCGTCAGGTCGAGGTAGTTGTAAGCTCCGACCAGCATGTCCAGCCCACGGGCGTAGGTGGAATAAGTGTGGAAAATCTCTCCGGCCGGATTGCGATAAAACACGCTCAGCCCCGGCATTTCTTCTTCGGCACTGTCAGTCTTTTCGTAGTTATACGTCGCCTTTCCTGCCTCGGCGTCTTCGGCCCGGGCGCATACGCCGAAGTCGTAGTTGAAATCGGAACCGTCTGACGATACCCAGTCGAATTTCCAGCCCATGCGCCGTTTAAAGGCCTGAAACTGCTCGAACGGTGCGTGAGAGACCGCGACCACAGCGATGTCGTGGTGGGCCAGGTGCTGGTTGGCGCCGTCGATGTGGTCGGACAGGAACGAGCAGCCCTGGCAGCCTTCTTCCCAGTCCTTGGCGAACATGAAGTGGTAAACGATCAGTTGGCTGTGTTTGCCGAACAGGTCGGCCAGTTTCAGCTCACCGTTCGGGCCGTGAAAGCGGTAGTCCTTGTCGACCTTGACCCAC
Coding sequences within it:
- a CDS encoding DEAD/DEAH box helicase, encoding MFSQFALHERLLKAVAELKFVEPTPVQAAAIPLALQGRDLRVTAQTGSGKTAAFVLPILNRLIGPAKIRVSIKTLILLPTRELAQQTLKEVERFSQFTFIKSGLITGGEDFKVQAAMLRKVPDILIGTPGRMIEQLNAGNLDLKEVEVLVLDEADRMLDMGFAEDVQRLVDECPNRQQTMLFSATTGGSGLREMIAKVLNNPEHLQLNAVSQLNSTTRQQIITADHNQHKEQIVNWLLANETYQKAIVFTNTRAMADRIYGRLVAQEYKAFVLHGEKDQKDRKLAIDRLKQGGVKILVATDVAARGLDVDGLDLVINFDMPRSGDEYVHRIGRTGRAGNDGLAISLICHGDWNLMSSIERYLKQSFERRTIKEVKGTYGGPKKVKASGKAVGVKKKKTDAKGDKKKTAAKTPTKRKSANRPKPDSLVSSDGMAPLKRRKPAEPAAE
- a CDS encoding papain-like cysteine protease family protein, with amino-acid sequence MLTTQATSFTGETLPGCLVGHLLDPQLVEVEAAAQTAALAAANLNFTMQKQTQTNWCWAAVSASVGNYYGTGSWTQCGVASTQLDRNCCSQPGPCNVYGYLDSALQTTRSYNGMNQGSLQMSAIQKQINMGRPVGLRCAWYGGGAHFLAIYGTNGNYVLVADSIYGYSTRALNAFPGSYNGGGNWTHTYFTAKN
- a CDS encoding DUF899 domain-containing protein; the encoded protein is MNVENHPVVSREEWLAARKQHLLEEKAFTQERDRLSARRRALPWVKVDKDYRFHGPNGELKLADLFGKHSQLIVYHFMFAKDWEEGCQGCSFLSDHIDGANQHLAHHDIAVVAVSHAPFEQFQAFKRRMGWKFDWVSSDGSDFNYDFGVCARAEDAEAGKATYNYEKTDSAEEEMPGLSVFYRNPAGEIFHTYSTYARGLDMLVGAYNYLDLTPKGRNEDEIMEWVRHHDRYEGATRSSCCHGGE